A single region of the Anomaloglossus baeobatrachus isolate aAnoBae1 chromosome 2, aAnoBae1.hap1, whole genome shotgun sequence genome encodes:
- the CHST7 gene encoding carbohydrate sulfotransferase 7, with protein sequence MGRRARSLWLLLLVYAALMLLFLSVMFREGWRTDRKGLAEPDYEAPWNRSPPRRLCPSLEQSLWEEEEEAGSPQPRTHVYLHATWRSGSSFLGELFNQHPGVFYLYEPAWHMWQSLYPGDAESLQGALRDLLSSLFRCDFSALRLYAGDNLTSAGLFGWKSNKVMCSAPFCVAAAEDPSSTAGGPRDRVGLVEPKECEQRCPARPLRDLEAECRRYPVVVIKDVRLLDLSSLRPLLRDPGLNLRVVQLFRDPRAVHNSRLRSRRSLLRESLQVLRSRLRGVDAASRAVQQQMLHQGGADYLLSGSLEIICQAWLRDLLLVRGPSPPWLHHRYLKIRYEDLVLSPQRELRRLLRFSGLSTLPALEDFMLNMTRGASYSSDKPFLVSARNAREAVSAWRERLSREQVRRVEEACGDAMQVLAYRMQGG encoded by the coding sequence ATGGGGCGGCGCGCACGGAGCCTGTGGCTGCTGCTCTTGGTGTACGCGGCGCTCATGCTGCTCTTCCTCTCGGTGATGTTTCGTGAAGGCTGGCGGACTGACAGGAAAGGCTTGGCGGAGCCGGACTACGAAGCGCCATGGAACCGGTCGCCTCCCCGGCGGCTGTGCCCCAGCCTGGAGCAGTCCCtgtgggaggaggaggaggaggccgggtcCCCGCAGCCCCGCACTCACGTGTACCTGCACGCCACCTGGCGGAGCGGCTCGTCTTTCCTGGGAGAACTCTTTAACCAGCACCCCGGTGTATTCTACCTGTACGAGCCGGCATGGCACATGTGGCAGTCCCTGTACCCCGGGGACGCGGAGAGCCTGCAGGGGGCGCTGCGGGACCTGCTGTCCTCCCTGTTCCGCTGTGACTTCTCTGCGCTGCGGCTGTACGCCGGGGACAACCTCACCTCCGCGGGGCTGTTCGGCTGGAAGAGCAACAAGGTGATGTGCAGCGCCCCTTTCTGCGTGGCCGCTGCGGAGGACCCCAGCTCCACGGCCGGGGGGCCCAGGGACAGAGTGGGGCTTGTGGAGCCTAAGGAGTGTGAGCAGCGCTGCCCAGCGCGGCCCCTGCGGGACCTGGAGGCGGAGTGCCGGCGCTACCCTGTGGTGGTCATTAAGGACGTGCGGCTCCTGGATCTGTCCTCCCTGCGGCCCCTGCTGCGGGACCCTGGCCTCAACCTGCGGGTGGTGCAGTTGTTCCGAGATCCCCGAGCAGTGCACAACTCCCGGCTGCGCTCTCGGCGCTCTCTCCTGCGGGAGAGCCTGCAGGTGCTGCGGAGCCGGCTGCGCGGGGTGGATGCGGCCAGCCGGGCTGTCCAGCAGCAGATGCTGCACCAGGGGGGCGCGGACTATCTGCTAAGCGGCTCCCTGGAGATCATCTGCCAGGCCTGGCTGCGGGACCTCCTGCTGGTGCGGGGCCCCAGCCCACCCTGGCTCCACCACCGCTACCTGAAGATCCGCTACGAGGACTTGGTGCTGTCCCCGCAGAGGGAGCTGCGCCGCCTGCTGCGCTTCTCCGGACTGTCCACGCTGCCGGCGCTGGAGGACTTCATGCTGAACATGACACGCGGGGCCAGCTACTCCTCGGACAAACCCTTCCTGGTGTCAGCCCGTAACGCCCGGGAGGCGGTGAGCGCCTGGAGGGAGAGGCTGAGCAGGGAGCAGGTCCGCCGGGTGGAGGAAGCCTGTGGGGACGCCATGCAGGTGCTCGCCTACCGCATGCAGGGTGGCTGA